ccataaacatttaaaaattatgcCTACTGATAAGGTTTATACCGATTCAACTATATTTTATCCAAAATCTTTTAATTGGTGTGGATGGTATCAATTACCTCCTAAGGTGTGGTTTAATGTATTGTGTAATCTATTAGCTTAGGTTCTTaatgttgggaatccaagtgtgagtccaagtcccacattggatagaaaaaagaaaataaagcactgtataaaggtgaaagacccattaattCATTGTCTTAAGCTTTTAGGTATGTTACATCAGTTTACTTTAGTAGGAGTTTGTCATAAGTTTTGAGTCTTAATAAAACCTTTCTTTAAGACCTCCGTATTAGAGATATTCTAAGGATATAGTTTTGAAGCTTGTCCTCCTTGCTACATATACTTGTCATAATCCATATTCTGCATTTTTGCACCCTTTGTCAAAACAGGGCTTATCACGGATTGTAATGTTTTTGAAACACAAATTAACTTACAAAGCAATAAACAAATGTATCCAAACTCAGATTCAACCAGAGAACAGATATAGACCTTTATCTGGCTCGAACCAAAATAATAACAACCCACATTGTATCCAAACTGCCTTAATAAAAACATTCGAACTTTACATGCAGAGAATAGACATAAAATTTTCAGAAACTAACTGTTATACAGTCCATCACCCCAACTGCTCAAAAGGGTCAAACTACAAcagaaaaaattagaaaacccATACCTCAAAGTCACACACGAAATAACCCACAAAAATGGAAACGCCAACCAGAAACCTCATAGCCACCGAAAACCTCCACAACCACCGGAAACCTCCACAACCATCGATTGGGAGCGACACAATGATGCTACACCTTCAAACCCACAAAAAACCTCCACAACCACCGATTCAACCACCTCAGAAACACAAATGCGAAGCAATGAAGAAGGAGGGAGAACGTGAGAGAAGGAAGTCAGAGAAAGTTAAcctaaatgttatttttcattcaccaccgaaacaagaagaaaacaaaattttaacttttccCATTTTTACCCTCAAGCagtatgtaatttttttttaaaaaaattaaattgaccGTGTCGTATGAATGTAACTGACACATAGACGTGTCATTATATTACTACTCAAAAGATAATTATATCCCCTCTACTAGCGTCAgattaaaacaacaaaaataatccTTTTGACACACATATTTCCTTTTACATACATGGGTGGGTCccactttttaaaatatttattaaagattaaagggtaattttaaaagaaaaatttaaaaagtattgtATCATTTGAATATTATTGCCATCACGTGTCAATTTACCAGTCCTCTAAAAGAACTACTCTCACTCTCCTAATAATTTATGCATCAACAAAAGGATTAAGAGAGAATCTTTATTCTCTACACCATCAAGTGAGTGGCCCCACAGTTGAAAGCATACAAGAAGGGCAAAACAAAAGCCTTTAATTTTAGCAAAATGTTTCTTTAAcaatttgtgaaaaaaattattaatgtatcTTGGTCTTTAATTTTAAGGCAGCAACAGCAATAATCGAAACCTGGAGCAATCAGAGGAAGGACAATTTGGACCAGTGCATTAACCATTAAGACAATATTATCACACTGAAAGTATAGTACAAGAAATTGTATATAATCCCTCCTTCGTcccattttgaaaattaaaataaaattaactataaattaatttttataaactctTAAACACTTTTCTCACCCAATACCATaccataattaaatatttattcttagaaaatataaaaattaaaataaaatttatttttattttattcgaGTCTTACAAACTCAAGAATAACCTTTTATGGAGGGTGTTTTGGAAGTTATATTCTCTATAGAATCATGAAATTGAGACAGAAGAAACATTTGATAGATGGAGCCCTTTAAGAAGAAAGTTGGAATTTGCTGTCTTTCTATAAAGGACTTTTTCATCTTATATTTATGCTTTTCTAGTctatgaaagtacatcaaactACCTTCTGAAATTTCTAGAATAGCCTTCAATTATATACCcaataaaaaacaatagtgTGTATCATATCatgtttagaaaaatattatttgggGAAGGTGAAATAAAGGGAAAAGTAACGAGTTGTATTATAGAGCTCTAAAACTGtatgaaaggagaaagaaagtagGAAGGGCTCTTGATAGGTAGGACAATGGGCTGTTGACAATTAAGGTAGtttactataaatataggaGGTAGTTGTACAGGGAGTTAGTTtttgaatttgtaaaatttagaTTGGATCATTGTTCCAATGCAAGAAGGGAGGCTTTCTTGGTGTATTCGTGATTTTTTCATTCGtttaacaacaataaaaatactttCTTTTGTTGTCTTTGTGAGTTTTGGTGTGTGAGGAGTGTGTTCTTAGACTTCTTGATCAAAGAAATCTAACAAGATTGGTCCGACCTGCTAGATCTCATACTGTGTTGTGGCGCGCAATGGAGGGCAAGGTGAACCTATTGGAGGGAAGGTTTGACGTCATTGAAACGACAATGAAGGAATTTAGAGCCGAGATGGGAGGGATGGCCCAAGATTTGGGTCGCATTCTCTGGAGAAGAGAAACAAACTAGAGAAGGAGCTCCAAGGGTAGTCACGACTTGGTCAATAGAGGTCGGGAGAGGTAAAGGCAAAGGGAAGGCTCCAACGAAGACATGGAGGAAGAGCACAGAGACCTCCATAGAAACTGGATGAAACGTGTGGAGGTGCCCACCTTTGAAGGCATCGATTCTATGGGTTGGATTGCGCGAGCAGAAAAATTCTTCGAACTACAAAACATATGAGAGCGAGAGAAGATGAAGCTAGCCTACATTTGTATGAAGGGTGGAGCGAGTTACTAATTTTGCTTTTGGTGAACGAAGACCAAGAATCCTTCTTGGGAGATGCTGACGGAAGTTATGGTGCGGAGGTTTGATGGTAGGTATAGGGGGACGGTTATTGAGAAATTGGTTGCGGTCCAGTAAAGGGGAACGATGGATAAATACATGcaagaatttgaaattcttgtGGCTCAAGCAACAGGATTGATGGAGGAGCAGCTCCTAGGGTACTTCTTCGCACGGTTGCAAGAAGGGGTGTGAAATTTGGTCAAACCCCATGACCCACGTGATCTCCTGATCACGATGGACAGGGTGCGGGATATCGAACAGGCGAGATTCTTCCCAAGGATGAACAATGGCAGGGCGAAGATAAAAGGGGGGTGGGGGGAACATGAGGACGATATCCTGCCAGTATGGGTACGTTTACGAGAATGAAAACCAATTAGAGAACATCGGAAGGCGCGACAAACGTTGGCAGAGGAAATGGGTCGAAGCGAGAAGGAGTTTCTAATACTGTGAGCTCTAAGGTAGGCAACACTGCAGGGGGTAACACGTAATGATGAGGGTTGAGGACACTGCCATACccataatatttattaagtgTTGATTTGCgattaaaacattattcaacccCCTTCCcccactagtgcaaaaatagtgtataacgtcacgcgttcaacgtgcAACCAatgaataaccaacgttaaaaatgatcggtgacatttttgtaaataaatgcaattattagacattgtttagaattgtaattcgacgtcaatttgttatattgggtaaattttgcgAAAATATTTGGcgcgaaggtgaaaatgtatttacgtaTGAAGTCGAATGCCTCAGCATTAGACGTTAACaagttagtgaattcaataaaaatttgagcgggagattggaaattcattcactttatcttagctcACGATActctcttctctgctcaaacttttctggaacgaagtttgacgaccatcacatgtaatctttctttcatttgttacaaatgcatgttaattaactactttaggtatgcttttcgtttgttttgaccgattattttcgtgttcttgtccttcataggtttttttgaacttgtttgttgtttttgtttggttgaacctgtttgttgttgttgttgtttgattgaacttgtttgttatttgttattgtttgttgttgatactacactacacatTCATAggtcatgctttataaaatatcaaaaactaaaatttgttgttttcctgcttcaggtctcgtagagttataaaaaaagatcacaattaattaaaaaaaacaaaaaaattgattaacgtcgaatattgacaaaattcgacgttaatttgattaacgtcgaatattgacaaaattcgacgttaatttgattaacgtcgaattgttctatgttgaacgtcaatttaacgtctcccgatatgatgTCGATCttgaattcgacgtgaaaggccaaaAAACAACAACGTGAtacattgtttttgtactagtatccctttctagtgtttttcCTGCACTTCAATCACCATTAGTCCCCTTCTCATTTTTAGTCTTCCATCTTTTATCCTTCTTTCTTccttattttaatgtttttatgttCATTATGTTTGGCTTAAACACTTCCATTTTCATTTGCTTTGGTTCTTGTTTGAAATCTCTTCATCTCTTCTTGAGCTCATACAAGTCAACTTTCATATCTAGATAACCTTGATTATCGTGGAAATCTTTATTGAGCTTTCTTCATCACCTAAACACCATATTtacttaaaatgaaaatgagtcTTTATCATTGAAATCAATATTTAGATCCACGTAGCCCATGTCATGACTTGATTATCTTGGACATTCCAATTTACATAATCATCTGTTTGCCTCTTTTTGTTAGGAGTAGAACTAATACCATTAATATGATTCCAACTACTTTTACCATTGACAAAGATCTAAAACTAGAATGTTTAGGCTAGAAAGTTATGGTCAATAAGACAAATGATAGGACAGGATACTTTCTAATAGACATGAGGCTAAGAAAGAATAAATCATTAGGAAGAAATCACTAAACAATCCTagagaaatttagaaaaaaccAAGAGACTACTTGGATAGAACTTTGGTAGGATCCAGCCTAATCTAATACCATGTTAAGCttaaaagaaagtaaattgAAAATTGTGTTCATCtggaaaaaatttatttaaataatgacAATACAAATTCTGTATAATATCATACAACaattaatatgttataaatattaattatacaatatctaataataacaCAATCATAACcgtatatgtataaataaatctacactaataatatataatattttattaataaattccAAGTATTTGAAATACCAAATCTATTGACGTGTACATAGTAGTTTATCATTGAAGTTAACatatttctttcatcttgttTATTAGCTATATTAGATTCAATCTTTctagaaaagttatttttaatccAACTCTTGGTGACTTGAGTGTTCAAGAATTTTTCGAACTACATTTCAACCTTCACGAACAAACATACGCCAAGATTATCCAATCCAATCACATTCTACTACCAGTATGAAGATTGCACTCTAAGTTTCTGTAAGAATAATTTCTTTAAGAAActctcacttttatttaaattcaacattttgaaataaaaatatcaagGAATTATTATTTCCAAATCTATTATTTCATAAAAAGCTCATAATCAATTGCCCAATTCGCAGCCTCCCTTTCTGAACTTTCGACACTTTACTATATTCCTATGacttactaaaataataaccaaTTGCCTTAAGAGTTTTAAGAAGCATTACCCAAAAGCATAATTTAGGagtattttacatttttttgtaaacatttggaataatttaaaaatgagtattaaatatgtttgatgttttcaatataatcataaaattgttatttCGTATAACCTTTCTTCACGTTTTTTCGATGTTTATGGAAGATGcagaattttagttaaatttgataaataaatttattagagAGACagttaaattttgattaagtgTGTTGTGTTTTCCTTGAAATTCAATAATTGGATTGCTATGAAAGAGTTAATTTGAAGTTGAGTATATGTAGTTTGGGGTCATTCGATGTATTAATTTCACTGAATTTATGGAAATGTTTCTTAAAagaagtttatttataattcattACAATGACTTTTCAAAGTCTGGTTTGAGAACGACTTGTTGATAAATATCTCTTCTATTGGTCAAAAGATAACCAAACTTTCAAACATTTGTTCAATTCAATTCATAGTGCAGTTGTTGGAAGATGGAGGAGGCCAAGGTGGTTTTGTTAGGCTCAAGGTTCAGTATGTTTGGGATGAGAGCTAAGATAGCTTTGGCTGAGAAAGGAATAAAATATGAGTACATGGAAGAAGATCTCACCAACAAGAGCCCCTTGCTTCAAGAAATGAATCCAATTTACAAGAAAATTCCAGTTCTCATACATCATGGAAGACCAATCTGTGAGTCCCTCATCATTGTTGAGTATATTGACATGGTTTGGCACAACAATTCTCCTTTGCTCCCCTTGGATCCCTACCACAAAGCACAAGCCAAGTTCTGGGCTGATTTTGTAGATCAGAAggtaaatttcaaaattagaagATTAAGAACTAAGCATACATGTTCTAGAAAGCTGTTGGTAACAACTTATGTGGTAAAAAATGGCAGGTGTATCATGCTTCTAAGAGAGTGTGGATTTCTAAGGGAGATGAGCAAGAGGTGGCAAAGAAGAACTTTCTAGAGAGCTTGAAGCATTTGGAGGAGTTTCTTGGAGACAAACCTTATTTTGGTGGAGAAACATTTGGGTTTGTTGATGTTGCCCTCATTCCTTTCTATTGCTGGTTTTATACCTATGAGACCTTTGGCAATTTCAAAGTGGAGGCAGTGTGTCCAAAACTGATCTCCTGGGCTAAGAGATGCATGCAAAAACAAAGTGTATTTGAAACTCTTGCAGATGAAAAGGAGGTCTATGAGGCTGTTTTGGATTATAAgacaaaatttatattgaattaagGTAACTCTATAGATGTTTATTGAAGATGTAAGAATTTGCCTGTATGAGATACACTTTTTTTTTGCTGTTGCAACAGATTCTgctatttgcttctgttttagTTAGGCAatcctaataataatatatatgcatGATTATTGCGGTTTCAAAACTGGTTATGAGTTTCAAAATGAAGCTGTCTTCACGAAATTTGTTGTGACTTTGTGCACATAATTTTTCTGTCCGTTATTTATGCCTAAAGAAATCATATATCTTTGACACGCAAATCAATATCATGATTTATAAACATCCACGGGCTGTTATTCAATCATAAATATCCATTAACAAGAACATAAGCAGCAAAACCAAAGATGCATCTCAGTAATTCCTTTATTCAGAAGACACAACACACATAGCCTCTGTTTCTTTTCTGGGAAACAGCAGGCTCTTTGGCAACCCTGACAATACTCTACCCTTTGTTTCTCTTCTGGGAAATATACTCTTTGACCATCTGCTCCTGGGGAAAACTTTTGGACACACTCTCTCTTTGGATGCACCTCCTGGCCCAAGAAATGATTTTGGGGTACTGTGCCTCGCTGATGAAATTGCCATATAAgctaaaagtataaaaataacagaacaAAGGAACAAGTGCAACATCCACGAAACCAAAGTTGTTTCCACCAAAATAAGGCTCATCCCCAAGTTGTTTTTCTAATAACTTCAGACTCTCCAAAAATTCTTGCCCAGCAGcctctctctcttctccttcaGTTATCCAAAACCTTGTGGCATGCTTATATACCTATTAGAAGTCAAtcatgaaatttttaattttcaaacatataGGAATATTGTGCGAAATTCAAAGAAAGCAGTGTCAATGTAGTTTATTcatgataaaataatacaaaaaaaaaaaacattcgaAATCATAATAACGAAACACCCGAAAGAAGTAAAGTACCACAGTGTCAACATAGTTAGCCCAGAATCTTGCTTGTGCTATCTGGTAAGGATTAGAAGGCAACAAGGGAGATTGTTCATTCCAAACCTCGTCAATGTACTCAACAGCAATCAGTGACTCACAAATGGGTTTGCTATTGTGGATGAGAACTGGTATTTTCTTATGAACTGGGTTCATTTGGAGGAGTAAAGAGCTCTTGTTGCTTAAGTCCTCTTCTCTGTTCTCATACTTGATGCCCTTTTCCTCTAGTGCAATCTGGACCCTCATCCCATAAGGGCTTAACCAGAAATTCAACAGAATCACCTCATCTCCCATTGCTGAAACAAAACTAATGTTCAGAAGTGAGTGACAAAAGGAGTTGGCAAATCAACTTAGAGAAGATGGAATAGGATGATAAGTGACAGGATAAACTAttgtaattaaaaagaaatccCTATCACTCATGTTTCTATGAATATTGTCTGGCACTTCTTGACAACAGTATTTTATTCAGACGGCAATTGAGACATTAATTATGATGATGTGCtcattataaaacaattaacatTGATAATAATGATAACAAAGCTGCTGAAGCACTTCGACAAAACCTATGCTTAATGAGTTTATCATGAATGTATGACTCACCCTCGTCTAAAGatacttttttctattttttctaatttaataacTACAATACATAGTATTTATATATGCCATgccaaataataaataaacagaattataaatttataaacaaagttctattattattaaataaaggataaaaatagtgaatgttgttaaaataatattgaagaAGAACTTCAAAGACAAATAAAGATGTTTGGATATATGTTTAAAGACATTAGATACGAGTCTAgcttttcatattttatgtttatattttatgtttatgtatTTCCTTGAACTTTTAAATTCAACATACAATCTATATTAAAATGTGATCATGTTTCTCTAAAGTTAAAAtcaatcataaaaatttatcaatgtttttaattgattaagatttaaatgtaatcaattaaatattctTTGTGAGGTTttagaacaaaataattgattataaagtGAAAATATTCAATGCAACCAAAAGAGTATTTGAAGTATTTTAAACTCTTAGAATTATAATTCAttgaaacattttataattaattaaacttgttttatgtaattataatgAGAGCATATAAtctagggttaaatatgtttttggtcccttttcagcgaaaattggaattagtcccttttcaaaactttggcctaatttagttCCCAAACTTtcaaaatgtgtgaatttagtccttttaactaaattttgttaggtttatttgatgtttcaagtgcgtttcatgatagcatttgagttgtttacatcatttgacacatttttgcttcaatgttcactaagaaatgcgtttgaaacatcaaataaagttaacaaaatttggttaaaaggtcTAAATTTAGACATTTCTAAAGTTttgggactaaattagtccaaagttttgaagagggactaattccaattttcgctgaaagttaagggaccaaaaacatatttaaccctataatCTATTACCACAAAGACACATTGTTCTTTCTTGCtaacaaaaaaaacattgtaactattttttaaattttaattagaataatAGCTTAGCAGCTTGATTCAACTAATTAAATAcgttaaaatatctttaaactcaattatttaaaaactctataaatagataAACATTCTAAACATTTTGGTTAACTTTTGAAGCATATGGAGCTAttcataatgatattttttgagttgtttacacaatttttaagtgttttcaaaagccaataacatttACAAAGGTTATGTTGAATTTTGAAAGTTTTCATGTTTGCTATTGTGGTGATATTCtcttcttattttgttttaggGTCATTAAAAGGTGTTCTAGTAGTGTGTCTTCATTGTTGGTATAAGAGTTGATAGGACAAACATCTTCTTAGACGGTTAACGAGTTGATAAGACTAagatctttatatatatatatatatatatatatatatatatatatatatatatatatatatatatatatatatatatatatatatatatatattctcttgAAAAATGATTGTTACAATAACAAGTTGACTTTTGAAAAGTTGGTAGCCTTTGGATGTGAAGTCTGACTTTAGTCTACTTTCTAGGGTTCAGAGCTTTTTCTCATAGCCTTAAGTGAAATTTGAGCTTTTACGATGTGACAAGATAAATGGCTTCAAGAAAACATTCCCATAATGTTCTTCTTTTCTCACAATATCTTTTTCATGGGCGTTGTGATTCTGATCATATCTTTATACTTTATTGATCTGCACAGATATCAAGAAACAACGTATACAAGCATTGAAGTATGTTTTCATACACACGTTAAATGTTTGGAACGTTGATAAATGTTAAGCAATGTAGCGTGTTCAAGACATTTTGTCATTTGTCATTTCACTTATAAATGCATCGTTTGgtaatacatacatacatatatatacatacatacatatatatatacatatatatatatatatatatatatatatatatatatatattcatcaaATGGTATAATCATAAGATGTTTTCTCAAGGCTAAAGAGTTTAGTGGTCACTTATTAGATGATATTCTCTATAGAAAGCTTTGCTTGATATAAGActgtttttatttaaacatttctTTTGTGCTTAACGTTATATAAGAGTTGGACTTCTATTTTCATAAGAGGCTAGCTTATTTTGCTTATATATTGAGAGATTTAGATGAGAGACACTTATGCTTAGACgttgtttatgattttctaattcatttaaTCAGTTTGGTCTAGAAAGCATTACTTCATCTTTTGGC
This Vigna angularis cultivar LongXiaoDou No.4 chromosome 4, ASM1680809v1, whole genome shotgun sequence DNA region includes the following protein-coding sequences:
- the LOC108331002 gene encoding probable glutathione S-transferase, coding for MEEAKVVLLGSRFSMFGMRAKIALAEKGIKYEYMEEDLTNKSPLLQEMNPIYKKIPVLIHHGRPICESLIIVEYIDMVWHNNSPLLPLDPYHKAQAKFWADFVDQKVYHASKRVWISKGDEQEVAKKNFLESLKHLEEFLGDKPYFGGETFGFVDVALIPFYCWFYTYETFGNFKVEAVCPKLISWAKRCMQKQSVFETLADEKEVYEAVLDYKTKFILN
- the LOC108331125 gene encoding probable glutathione S-transferase: MGDEVILLNFWLSPYGMRVQIALEEKGIKYENREEDLSNKSSLLLQMNPVHKKIPVLIHNSKPICESLIAVEYIDEVWNEQSPLLPSNPYQIAQARFWANYVDTVVYKHATRFWITEGEEREAAGQEFLESLKLLEKQLGDEPYFGGNNFGFVDVALVPLFCYFYTFSLYGNFISEAQYPKIISWARRCIQRESVSKSFPQEQMVKEYISQKRNKG